GGGCCAGTTGCCTCCCTGCTGCATGCCGATATAAAATTCACCACTGGAAAAGGTAATGCCGAGGGATGACAGGTCAAACGACACCCATCCGAAGGCTTGTGGTTCCACTTCAATGCTTCCCAGATAAGTGCCCGGGTAGCCGTTGGGGCCATCATCGTCGAAAACGGCAATGCCGAATGTCTGCAATTGATCACCGCCCGGAGGAAAAGTGCCATCACCGATATTCACCGAACCACCAGTAACATTGACAGGATACCCGACCGGTGTAAACTTCAGTGCATTCAGGCTTCCTTCTTCCAGCCATGCCGTCATGTTTTCAAACGTACCGTCATCATAAATGACTTCATAATATCCATTGGGTATTCCCCAGGTTACATCCACCACGTTATTATTTGGTGGACGAAGCGCTGCGAGAACACCTGACGGAGGTACAGCCTCTTCCCAAAGGGCTTTATCAACAGTAGTCGTGCTGCCCGGTGCTACATAGACATATTGTGATTGTGTGGTATAGCCCGGCTTTTCAAAAATAATATTATACGTCATTGGAACAATAGGTGTGGTATATGTACCATCTTCCAATGTGTACATTACAGTGGTTCCGGCTGTGACTTTTGCACCGAGTATGGGCAGGCCTGTGTAGGCATCTGTAACTGTACCATCAAGAGTAGCAGGTGGAATCTCTGCCCAGTATAACTGGATATTGGCCTGATAGGCTCCAATTGTTCCTGCATCTGTCGGGAAAGAGTTATCCTGGTATCTATATTTGCATGAGCTTGCCCGGGATGTGTAATAAAAATATGTATAAGGATAGTAATATGCACCATTACGATTTTCCCAGACAATGGAGAGGTTGGTTCCATC
The window above is part of the Bacteroidota bacterium genome. Proteins encoded here:
- a CDS encoding carboxypeptidase-like regulatory domain-containing protein, whose product is MKKATQLSKLMIIILLSVFMFYSHADADGVKTIGTGTGTEQYTPLDDYWMYSWSEIVYQQSDIGLGSVLINQIAFQVAVPASTTLKQNQQVYMKNVGYSTITSNAYPNPTANGYTLVYSGNVNLLTGWVVITFQAPFVYDGTNLSIVWENRNGAYYYPYTYFYYTSRASSCKYRYQDNSFPTDAGTIGAYQANIQLYWAEIPPATLDGTVTDAYTGLPILGAKVTAGTTVMYTLEDGTYTTPIVPMTYNIIFEKPGYTTQSQYVYVAPGSTTTVDKALWEEAVPPSGVLAALRPPNNNVVDVTWGIPNGYYEVIYDDGTFENMTAWLEEGSLNALKFTPVGYPVNVTGGSVNIGDGTFPPGGDQLQTFGIAVFDDDGPNGYPGTYLGSIEVEPQAFGWVSFDLSSLGITFSSGEFYIGMQQGGNWP